One segment of Drosophila ananassae strain 14024-0371.13 chromosome 3R, ASM1763931v2, whole genome shotgun sequence DNA contains the following:
- the LOC6503303 gene encoding WD repeat-containing protein 82 gives MSMRLNDDAMRQFRVAGVFQDSEHTKLNLDFSSDGRRLLVCDHSALTIINTTRQVVLSQVHMHRYHPDVACFTQREARVLHSTSKNDLAICCLDLKTRGTVRKFRGHTKNVRFLATQPEHANMFVSSGEDDQVYVWDLRSSKHIFRLNKLQRPLCSFDPTGSLLASTDSNRIYIYDVRMLGEVPCSTYCYTAKDEAVWTQLQFAPDGKTLLISTDNSWCFSVSAFDGSFQQSFTGYSNEQRLPLEATYSPDSQFVLSGADGGRIHVWRAVDGSPVAVLEGNNVGPVKCLRFNPRATMFVSSDILVAFWMPVANGTYDWVKPLEPSPGEASKTKKKHEAEDGGKYELATTKDEHPFPKAIALPAPLMDWERLRRKFSSCNWRKDKKLCREKSGAIVKEEKADTDLEEGEIREE, from the exons ATGTCGATGAGGCTGAACGACGACGCCATGCGGCAGTTTCGGGTTGCCGGTGTGTTTCAGGACTCTGAGCACACCAAGCTCAACCTGGACTTTTCATCGGACGGCAGGCGCCTGCTCGTGTGCGACCACTCCGCCCTCACTATTATCAACACCACTCGCCAGGTAGTGCTCAGCCAGGTGCACATGCACCGCTATCATCCTGACGTCGCCTGTTTCACGCAGCGGGAGGCCCGTGTCCTGCACTCTACCTCGAAG AATGACCTTGCCATTTGCTGCTTGGACCTGAAAACCCGTGGAACTGTTCGCAAATTCCGAGGCCACACAAAAAATGTTCGATTCCTGGCCACCCAACCCGAACACGCAAATATGTTCGTAAGCTCTGGGGAAGATGACCAGGTGTATGTGTGGGACCTGCGATCCTCGAAGCACATTTTCCGCTTGAACAAACTGCAGCGGCCGCTGTGTTCCTTTGACCCAACGGGCTCCTTACTGGCCTCTACGGACTCCAACCGGATCTATATCTATGATGTGAGGATGTTGGGTGAGGTGCCATGCTCGACCTACTGTTACACTGCCAAGGATGAGGCTGTATGGACTCAGCTTCAATTTGCTCCTGATGGAAAGACACTCCTTATCTCTACGGATAACTCCTGGTGCTTCAGTGTGAGTGCCTTCGATGGATCCTTTCAGCAGTCCTTCACAGGATACTCTAACGAACAGCGACTGCCGCTAGAGGCGACCTATTCGCCGGACTCTCAGTTCGTCCTTTCGGGTGCGGATGGCGGCAGAATCCACGTTTGGCGGGCTGTCGATGGCAGTCCCGTAGCCGTGCTAGAAGGAAACAACGTGGGCCCTGTGAAGTGCCTCAGATTCAATCCGCGAGCAACCATGTTCGTGAGCAGCGACATCCTTGTGGCCTTTTGGATGCCTGTGGCCAATGGGACCTATGATTGGGTGAAACCTTTGGAGCCATCGCCAGGAGAAGCCagcaaaacgaaaaaaaagcaTGAGGCAGAGGACGGTGGCAAATATGAATTAGCTACTACAAAAGATGAGCACCCTTTTCCCAAAGCTATAGCCTTGCCTGCACCATTGATGGACTGGGAGAGGCTTAGGCGAAAGTTTAGCTCCTGTAATTGGCGTAAAGATAAAAAACTTTGCAGGGAGAAGTCAGGGGCTATTGTCAAAGAGGAAAAGGCTGATACGGATTTGGAGGAGGGCGAGATACGGGAAGAATAG